The genomic DNA CCGGCCGCCGGCCGGGCACCCGGATCTCCGAACCCGCCGAGGAGGACGGCTGCCGTTGCCGTCCCTGGACGCCCTGGCGCAACCACCAGTGCGAACGCCCGCCGAAGACCCCGTCATCCGGCCCGGTCGGGCAGGCGGCCACCGAAGGCTCCCCCGGCGGGACCCTCGGCACCACGACCGGCCTGAAAACACCCGGCACAGGACGGACGAGAGGCGCAACAGACGCAACAGACGCGTCCGGTACCCCGGACGGACCCCTCGGACACGAACTCGCCCGTGGCATCAACGCGTTCCATCGCAACACCGGTCCGCTGATGCGCCGTGAGCTGGCCCGGCTGGCCCGGGAGGGACAGCAGCCCTCCCAGCTCTTCCTGACCTGCGCCGACTCGCGGGTCGTCACGTCGATGATCACCTCCAGTGGTCCCGGCGACCTCTTCGTGGTGCGCAACGTCGGCAACTTCGTGCCGCTGCCCGGCGAGGAGAGCGGCGACGACTCGGTGGCCGCGGCGATCGAGTACGCCGTGGACGTACTGAAGGTGCGGTCCATCACGGTGTGCGGGCACTCCGGGTGCGGGGCGATGCAGGCGCTGCTCGGCGCCGAACACAGGGGTGCGCGCACGCCCCTCCAGCGGTGGCTGCGGCACGGGCTGCCCAGCTTGGAGCGCGCCCTGCCGGACCTGGACGCGTACGCGAACGAGCACGAGTCCGAGCCCGAGCGCGAGTCCGGTCGCTCCCGCGTCCGGCCGGCCGAGCACGGGGCCGCCGACGCGGCCGAGCGGCTGTGCCTGGCCAACGTGGTCCAGCAGCTGGAGCACCTGCGCGCCCACGACTCGGTGGCCCGCGCGCTGGGAGCCGGGGACCTGGAGCTGCACGGCATGTACTTCCACGTGGGTGAGGCCCAGTCGTACCTGCTGTCCGAGGACGCGGAAGGCGGCGTGTTCGAGCTGGTACGGGAGACGAACCTGACCGGCTGACCGCCCGAGCCGACCGTCCGAGCGGTCCCGGGGAGCCGCGGCGCGGGCAGGTGTGAGCGGCGTTACACACCCTGAACCCCGCGCCGTCGGCGTCCGTGGGTACGGGTGACCACGGACCACAAAGCCACGGAGGAGACACAGCAGGCAGGCGGCGACCAGAACAGGTCTAAACCATTTGCCCGTCGACCCTTGTCATCGGCCCCCCGGGTCTGATGAGCTGTGGCCTGGGACACAACGGACAACCCTGAGAAAGGGAGATGTCGTGAGCAACGAATCCTTGGCCAACCTGCTCAAGGAAGAACGCAGGTTCGCACCCCCCGCCGACCTGGCCGCGAACGCCAACGTCACGGCGGAGGCGTACGAACAGGCCAAGGCTGACAGGCTCGGCTTCTGGGCCGAGCAGGCCCGCCGACTGACCTGGGCGAAGGAGCCGACCGAGACGCTGGACTGGTCGAACCCGCCGTTCGCCAAGTGGTTCGAGGACGGCACGCTGAACGTCGCCTACAACTGCGTGGACCGCCACGTGGAGGCGGGCAACGGCGACCGCGTCGCCATCCACTTCGAGGGCGAGTCCGGCGACAGCCGCGCCCTCACCTACGCCCAGCTCAAGGACGAGGTCTCCAAGGCCGCCAACGCCCTGCTGGAGCTGGGGGTGCAGAAGGGCGACCGGGTCGCGATCTACATGCCGATGATTCCCGAGACGGCGATCGCGATGCTGGCCTGTGCCCGCATCGGCGCCGCGCACTCGGTCGTCTTCGGCGGCTTCTCCTCGGACGCGCTGGCCACCCGCATCCAGGACGCCGACGCCCGCGTCGTCATCACCGCCGACGGCGGCTACCGGCGCGGCAAGCCGTCCGCGCTCAAGCCGGCCGTCGACGAGGCCGTCGAGCGCGCCGGGATCGTCGAGCACGTGCTCGTCGTCCGCCGCACCGGCCAGGACGTCGCCTGGGACGACTCCCGCGACAAGTGGTGGCACGAGATCGTCGACGGCCAGTCCGCCGAGCACACGCCCGAGGCGTTCGACGCCGAGCACCCGCTCTTCATCCTGTACACGTCCGGCACGACGGGTAAGCCCAAGGGCATCCTGCACACCTCCGGCGGCTACCTCACGCAGACGGCGTACACCCACTGGGCCGTCTTCGACCTCAAGCCGGAGACCGACGTCTTCTGGTGCACCGCCGACGTCGGCTGGGTCACCGGGCACTCGTACATCGTCTACGGCCCGCTCACCAACGGCGCCACACAGGTCATGTACGAGGGCACCCCGGACACCCCGCACCAGGGCCGCTTCTGGGAGATCGTGCAGAAGTACGGCGTGACGATCCTGTACACGGCGCCCACCGCGATCCGGACGTTCATGAAGTGGGGCGACGACATCCCCGCGAAGTTCGACCTGTCCTCGCTGCGCGTCCTCGGCTCGGTCGGCGAGCCGATCAACCCCGAGGCGTGGATCTGGTACCGCAAGAACATCGGCGCGGACACGACGCCGGTCGTCGACACCTGGTGGCAGACCGAGACCGGTGCGATGATGATCACACCGCTGCCGGGCGTCACGGCGGCCAAGCCGGGCTCCGCCCAGCGGCCGCTGCCCGGCATCTCCGCCACCGTCGTCGACGACGAGGCGCGCGAGGTGCCGAACGGCGGGGGCGGCTACCTGGTGCTCACCGAGCCGTGGCCGTCGATGCTGCGCACCATCTGGGGCGACGACCAGCGGTTCATCGACACGTACTGGTCGCGCTTCGAGGGCAAGTACTTCGCGGGCGACGGCGCCAAGAAGGACGACGACGGCGACATCTGGCTGCTCGGCCGCGTCGACGACGTGATGCTCGTCTCCGGCCACAACATCTCCACCACCGAGGTCGAGTCGGCCCTCGTCTCCCACCCGTCGGTCGCCGAGGCGGCCGTGGTCGGCGCGGCGGACGAGACGACCGGCCAGGCCATCGTGGCCTTCGTAATCCTGCGCGGCACCACCGCGGAGAGCGAGGGCCTGGTCGCCGAGCTGCGCAACCACGTCGGTGCCACCCTCGGCCCGATCGCCAAGCCCAAGCGGATCCTGCCGGTCTCGGAGCTGCCGAAGACACGCTCCGGCAAGATCATGCGGCGCCTGCTGCGAGACGTGGCGGAGAACCGCCAGGTCGGCGACGTCACGACGCTGGCGGACTCGACGGTCATGGACCTGATCCAGACGAAGCTCCCGGCCGCGCCCAGCGAGGACTGAGCCGGCCGCACGCACAGGGCGAGGGCACCCGGCGCCGGACGCGCGCCGGGTGCCCTCGCCCTGTGCGACCTCCGGGGCCCGGGTAAGCTGGACGGCACGTAAGAGAATCATCAAGATCCTCATGGTGCGCCGGGAAGTCTGGTCGGCATGTGTTCCGTGCTGCCCACCGACCGGAGGTTCTCCTCGTGACCGCGCCCCGCACCCCCCGCAAAGCCTTCGGCCGGCTGTCCCTGCCGGAGCGCACCTACATCGCGGACGCGCTGCGCACCGAGACCGTCGGCGGTGTCCTGCTGCTCGTCGCCGCGATCGCCGCCCTGGTGTGGGCGAACATCCCGGCACTGCACGACAGCTACGAGAGCGTCAGCCACTTCCACTTCGGCCCCGCGGCCCTCGGCCTGAACCTGTCGGTCGCCCACTGGGCCGCCGACGGACTCCTCGCGGTCTTCTTCTTCGTCGCCGGCATCGAACTCAAACGCGAACTCGTCGCCGGTGACCTGAAGGACCCCAAGGCCGCCGCGCTCCCGGTGGTGGCGGCGCTGTGCGGCATGGTCGTACCGGCGGTCGTGTACACCGTCACCAACACCGCGGGCGGCGGCTCCCTGTCCGGCTGGGCCGTGCCGACCGCCACCGACATCGCCTTCGCGCTCGCCGTACTCGCCGTCATCGGCACGTCGCTGCCGAGCGCCCTGCGCGCCTTCCTCCTGACCCTCGCCGTCGTCGACGACCTGTTCGCCATCCTGATCATCGCGGTCTTCTTCACCGACGGCCTCAACTTCGCCGCGCTCGGCGGCGCGGTCGTCGGCCTCGTCGTCTTCTGGCTGCTGCTCCGCAAGGGCGTGCGCGGCTGGTACGTGTACGTCCCGCTCGGCCTGGTGATCTGGGGCCTGATGTACAACAGCGGCGTCCACGCCACCATCGCCGGTGTCGCGATGGGCCTGATGCTTCGCTGCCACACGCGCGAGGGCGAGGAGCACTCGCCCGGCGAGCACATCGAGCACCTGGTGCGCCCGCTGTCGGCGGGCCTGGCCGTGCCGCTGTTCGCCCTGTTCAGCGCGGGGGTGGCCATCTCCGGCGGGGCGCTGGCCGACGTGTTCACCAAGCCGGAGACCCTCGGCGTGGTGCTCGGGCTGGTCGTCGGCAAGACGCTGGGCATCTTCGGCGGCACCTGGCTGACCTCGCGCTTCACCAGGGCCTCGCTCAGCGACGACCTCCAGTGGGCGGACGTGTTCGCGGTGGCGACGCTGGCCGGTATCGGGTTCACCGTCTCGCTGCTCATCGGCGAGCTGGCGTTCGAGGACGACGCGGCAATGACCGACCAGGTCAAGGCCGCCGTCCTGACCGGCTCGCTGATCGCGGCGGGCCTGGCGACGGTGCTGCTGAAGATACGGAACGCGAAGTATCGGGGGATGGTCGCGGAGGAGGAGCGCGACGACGACCTCAGCGGTGTCCCCGACATCTACGAGGAGGACGACCCCGCGTACCACCTGCGGGTGGCCGCCGTCTACGAGAGGAAGGCCGCCGAGCACCGCCGGATCGCCGGGGAGATGGAGGCGGCACGGCTTGCCGAAGTGGCGGGCGGGGCAGGCGATGAGGGCGACGGTCCGGCATGATCTGACGAGACGGTACAAAAGACGGGGCCGTACGCAGTCGAACGGACACGGGTCGGGCCGGACACGGCCGGACCGAGGACGATCCGACGCCACGGAACCGTACGCAGAAGAGCCAGCAGAAGAGGGAGACCGCGATGAGCGCACCCGACGGCAGCCCGGTCGGCACCGAACGCAGCATCGGCCAGCTGTTCGCCTCGGCGACCACCGAAATGTCGGCGCTCGTGCACGACGAGATCGCGCTGGCGAAGGCGCAGCTGAAGCAGGACGTCAAGCGTGGGGCGACGAGCGGCGGCGCGTTCTCCGCCGCGGGCCTGCTCCTGCTCTTCTCCCTGCCGATGCTGAGCTTCGCGCTGGCCTACGGCATCCGGACCTGGAGCGGCTGGAACATGGCCGTCTGCTTCCTGCTGTCCTTCGCCGCGAACGTGCTGGTTGCGGGCCTCCTAGCGCTGATCGGCATCGTCTTCGCGAAGAAGGCCAAGAAGGGCCGCGGCCCGCAGAAGGTCGCCGCCTCGGTGAAGCAGTCGGCGGGCGTGCTCCAGAACGCCAAGCCGCACCCGCGCCCGGAACTGCCCGCCGACCGGTCCCCCGAAGCGATCGAGGCTGTGGCACGCTCGTCCTCATGACGGGCTCCAGCACACCTTCGGGGCAATCCCCCTCGCCGCAGCGCCCCAATCCCACCTCGGTGGTGCGCCTCGGCATCCCGGGCGGACCCGAGGTGACCCACCGGGACGTCGCGGCCAACGGCGCCCGCTTCCACATCGCCGAGCTGGGCGACGGACCGTTGGTGCTGCTGCTGCACGGCTTCCCGCAGTTCTGGTGGACCTGGCGGCACCAGCTGGTGGCGCTCGCCGACGCCGGTTTCCGCGCGGTCGCCATGGACCTGCGCGGCGTCGGAGGCAGCGACCGCACCCCGCGCGGTTACGACCCCGCGGGCCTCGCCCTCGACATCACCGGCGTGATCCGCTCCCTTGGCGAGCCGGACGCCGCGCTGGTCGGTCACGACCTCGGCGGCTACCTGGCCTGGACGGCGGCCGCGATGCGGCCCAAGCTCGTACGACGGCTCGCGGTGTCCTCGATGCCGCATCCCAGGCGCTGGCGCTCGGCCATGCTCGGGGACGTCCGCCAGAGCCGCGCGGGCTCCTACATCTGGGGTTTCCAGCGGCCCTGGGTGCCGGAGCGTCAACTGACCGTGGACGACGGCGCGCTGGTCGGCCGGCTGCTCCACGACTGGTCCGGGCCGCGGCTCCTGGACGACACGGCGGTGACGGCGTACCGGCGCGCCATGTGCATCCCCTCCACGGCGCACTGCTCGGTCGAGCCGTACCGCTGGCTGGTGCGCTCCCTGGCCCGTCCGGACGGCGTCCAGTTCTACCGCCGGATGAAGCGGCCGGTGCGCGTGCCGACCCTGCACCTGCACGGCTCCCTGGACCCCGTGATGCGGACACGGAGTGCGGCGGGGTCGGGGCAGTATGTCGAAGCGCCGTACCGCTGGCGGTTGTTCGACGGGCTCGGG from Streptomyces sp. CB09001 includes the following:
- the acs gene encoding acetate--CoA ligase, producing MSNESLANLLKEERRFAPPADLAANANVTAEAYEQAKADRLGFWAEQARRLTWAKEPTETLDWSNPPFAKWFEDGTLNVAYNCVDRHVEAGNGDRVAIHFEGESGDSRALTYAQLKDEVSKAANALLELGVQKGDRVAIYMPMIPETAIAMLACARIGAAHSVVFGGFSSDALATRIQDADARVVITADGGYRRGKPSALKPAVDEAVERAGIVEHVLVVRRTGQDVAWDDSRDKWWHEIVDGQSAEHTPEAFDAEHPLFILYTSGTTGKPKGILHTSGGYLTQTAYTHWAVFDLKPETDVFWCTADVGWVTGHSYIVYGPLTNGATQVMYEGTPDTPHQGRFWEIVQKYGVTILYTAPTAIRTFMKWGDDIPAKFDLSSLRVLGSVGEPINPEAWIWYRKNIGADTTPVVDTWWQTETGAMMITPLPGVTAAKPGSAQRPLPGISATVVDDEAREVPNGGGGYLVLTEPWPSMLRTIWGDDQRFIDTYWSRFEGKYFAGDGAKKDDDGDIWLLGRVDDVMLVSGHNISTTEVESALVSHPSVAEAAVVGAADETTGQAIVAFVILRGTTAESEGLVAELRNHVGATLGPIAKPKRILPVSELPKTRSGKIMRRLLRDVAENRQVGDVTTLADSTVMDLIQTKLPAAPSED
- the nhaA gene encoding Na+/H+ antiporter NhaA; translation: MTAPRTPRKAFGRLSLPERTYIADALRTETVGGVLLLVAAIAALVWANIPALHDSYESVSHFHFGPAALGLNLSVAHWAADGLLAVFFFVAGIELKRELVAGDLKDPKAAALPVVAALCGMVVPAVVYTVTNTAGGGSLSGWAVPTATDIAFALAVLAVIGTSLPSALRAFLLTLAVVDDLFAILIIAVFFTDGLNFAALGGAVVGLVVFWLLLRKGVRGWYVYVPLGLVIWGLMYNSGVHATIAGVAMGLMLRCHTREGEEHSPGEHIEHLVRPLSAGLAVPLFALFSAGVAISGGALADVFTKPETLGVVLGLVVGKTLGIFGGTWLTSRFTRASLSDDLQWADVFAVATLAGIGFTVSLLIGELAFEDDAAMTDQVKAAVLTGSLIAAGLATVLLKIRNAKYRGMVAEEERDDDLSGVPDIYEEDDPAYHLRVAAVYERKAAEHRRIAGEMEAARLAEVAGGAGDEGDGPA
- a CDS encoding phage holin family protein → MSAPDGSPVGTERSIGQLFASATTEMSALVHDEIALAKAQLKQDVKRGATSGGAFSAAGLLLLFSLPMLSFALAYGIRTWSGWNMAVCFLLSFAANVLVAGLLALIGIVFAKKAKKGRGPQKVAASVKQSAGVLQNAKPHPRPELPADRSPEAIEAVARSSS
- a CDS encoding alpha/beta hydrolase — protein: MTGSSTPSGQSPSPQRPNPTSVVRLGIPGGPEVTHRDVAANGARFHIAELGDGPLVLLLHGFPQFWWTWRHQLVALADAGFRAVAMDLRGVGGSDRTPRGYDPAGLALDITGVIRSLGEPDAALVGHDLGGYLAWTAAAMRPKLVRRLAVSSMPHPRRWRSAMLGDVRQSRAGSYIWGFQRPWVPERQLTVDDGALVGRLLHDWSGPRLLDDTAVTAYRRAMCIPSTAHCSVEPYRWLVRSLARPDGVQFYRRMKRPVRVPTLHLHGSLDPVMRTRSAAGSGQYVEAPYRWRLFDGLGHFPHEEDPVAFSTELINWLKDPEPDR